In a single window of the Rhodamnia argentea isolate NSW1041297 chromosome 2, ASM2092103v1, whole genome shotgun sequence genome:
- the LOC115752718 gene encoding mitogen-activated protein kinase kinase 5-like: MRPIQPPPPAATPNSSPSSSSRGNRPRRRPDLTLPLPQRDPALAVPLPLPPSMSNHHNGSNTTGNHLNNVFPPAPAATAGAQQQQQHQMHFSELERVNRIGSGSGGTVYKVVHRLTGRLYALKVIYGNHEEAVRRQICREIEILRDVDNPNVVKCHDMYDHGGEIQVLLEFMDRGSLEGIHVGNESHLSHLTHQILSGLAYLHRRKIVHRDIKPSNLLVNSRKQVKIADFGVSRILSQTMDPCNSSVGTIAYMSPERINTDLNHGKYNGYAGDIWSFGVSILEFYLGRFPFAVGRQGDWASLMCAICMAEPPEAPASASHDFRDFIGCCLQRDPARRWTAYQLLRHPFILTHNQGLQHQVLPPPPPLFSSS; this comes from the coding sequence CGGCGTCCCGACCTCACCTTGCCGCTCCCTCAGCGCGACCCGGCCCTCGCCGTTCCCCTCCCCCTCCCGCCCTCCATGAGCAACCACCACAACGGGAGCAACACCACCGGCAACCACCTCAACAACGTCTTCCCTCCCGCCCCCGCGGCGACGGCGGGggcgcagcagcagcagcagcaccagATGCACTTCTCCGAGCTGGAGCGGGTGAATCGGATCGGGAGCGGGAGCGGCGGGACTGTGTACAAGGTAGTCCACCGTCTGACGGGGCGGCTCTACGCGCTCAAGGTCATCTACGGCAACCACGAGGAGGCGGTGCGCCGCCAGATCTGCCGGGAGATCGAGATCCTCCGGGACGTGGACAACCCCAACGTGGTCAAGTGCCACGACATGTACGACCACGGCGGCGAGATCCAGGTGCTCCTGGAGTTCATGGACCGCGGGTCGCTGGAgggcatccacgtcggcaacGAGAGCCACCTCAGCCACCTCACCCACCAGATCCTGAGCGGCCTCGCCTACCTCCACCGCCGCAAAATCGTCCACCGCGACATCAAGCCCTCGAACCTCCTCGTGAACTCGCGCAAGCAGGTCAAGATCGCCGACTTTGGCGTCAGCCGCATCCTCTCCCAGACCATGGACCCCTGCAACTCCTCCGTCGGGACCATCGCCTACATGAGCCCCGAGCGAATCAACACCGACCTCAACCACGGCAAGTACAACGGCTACGCCGGCGACATCTGGAGCTTCGGCGTCAGTATCCTCGAGTTCTACCTTGGGCGCTTCCCCTTCGCCGTCGGCCGCCAGGGCGACTGGGCCAGCCTCATGTGCGCCATCTGCATGGCCGAACCCCCCGAGGCCCCCGCCTCTGCTTCCCATGACTTCCGGGACTTCATCGGGTGCTGCCTGCAGCGCGACCCCGCTCGGCGTTGGACCGCCTACCAGCTGCTGAGGCACCCTTTCATTTTGACCCACAATCAGGGCCTGCAGCACCaagttcttcctcctcctccacccctATTCTCATCATCTTAG